The following are encoded in a window of Dictyostelium discoideum AX4 chromosome 6 chromosome, whole genome shotgun sequence genomic DNA:
- the CYP508D1 gene encoding cytochrome P450 family protein, protein MVYLKNILIFLIIFLINPLVKKNKKSTKENDLKGPIALPIIGNLFGLRNDTYSIMDFYHKMYGGIYRLWFGDYFVVSLNDPEIIREIFIKNYSNFSSRPFLPTITFGSFNYRGISGSNGDYWKRNRNLLLNAMKKSNLKQTYDNLSDSVNSLINLMKEFQSSNESFQPDMYLRKYALTTMFKYVFNETVSFENKIVQGEEAELIDNINEAFNFMTLGNAGDFFKILQPLYYQYLLYRGGCFNRIRTLIRNRYIEHRKTIDIENPRDLLDLLIIEYGDHSDENMISIVQVCFDVILAGVDTLASSLEWFLVMLCNNQQIQDTVYNELKETVVGPVVTLNDRPSTPYTMACIKETIRLKAPAPFGLPHTTDQDIIVKGHFIPKDSMVLINFYSLGRNPKDFPDPLKFDPNRFIGSTPDSFMPFGTGPRNCIGQALGMDQIYLLLSNIFLNFKITSENGKKLDDTDYVSGLNLKPAKYKVCLEKR, encoded by the exons atggtttatttaaaaaacattttaatttttttaataatttttttaattaatccattg gtaaaaaaaaataaaaaaagcactaaagaaaatgatttaaaaggGCCAATAGCCTTACCAAttattggtaatttatttggtttaaGAAATGACACATATTCAATTATGGACTTTTATCATAAAATGTATGGTGGAATTTATAGATTATGGTTTGgtgattattttgttgtttcttTAAATGATCCAGAAATAATTAgagaaatatttattaaaaattattcaaatttttcatc TCGTCCATTTTTACCAACAATAACATTTGGATCATTTAATTATAGAGGAATTTCAGGATCAAATGGTGATTATTGGAAAAGAAATAGaaatttacttttaaatgcaatgaaaaaatcaaatttaaaacaaacatATGATAATTTAAGTGATTCtgttaattctttaattaatttaatgaaagAATTTCAATCTTCAAATGAAAGT tttcaaCCTGATATGTATTTAAGAAAGTATGCATTAACAACTATGTTTAAATATGTATTTAATGAAACtgtatcatttgaaaataaaattgtacaAGGTGAAGAAgctgaattaattgataatataaatgaagcatttaattttatgacACTTGGTAATGCAggtgatttctttaaaattttgcAACCATTATATTACCAATATCTTTTATATAGAGGTGGCTGTTTCAATAGAATTAGAACATTAATAAGAAATAGATATATTGAACATCGTAAAACCATAGACATTGAAAACCCAAGAGACTTATTAGACTTGTTAATCATTGAATATGGTGACCATTCTGACGAGAATATGATTTCAATCGTTCAAGTTTGTTTTGACGTAATCTTGGCCGGTGTTGATACATTGGCAAGTTCATTAGAATGGTTCTTGGTAATGTTATGCaataatcaacaaattcaagaCACTGTTTATAATGAATTGAAAGAGACTGTTGTTGGACCAGTGGTAACATTAAATGATAGACCATCAACACCATATACAATGGCATGTATTAAAGAAACCATAAGATTAAAAGCACCTGCTCCATTTGGTTTACCTCATACAACTGATCAAGATATAATCGTTAAGGGTCACTTTATTCCAAAAGATTCAATGGTACTTATAAACTTTTATTCATTAGGTAGAAATCCAAAAGATTTCCCTGACCCTCTTAAATTTGATCCAAATAGATTCATTGGTTCTACACCTGATTCCTTTATGCCTTTTGGTACTGGTCCTAGAAATTGcat tggtCAAGCATTAGGTATggatcaaatttatttacttctttcaaatattttccttaattttaaaattacttctgaaaatggtaaaaaaCTTGATGATACTGATTATGTTTCAGGATTAAATCTCAAACCAGCAAAATATAAAGTTTGTCttgaaaaaagataa
- the CYP508C1 gene encoding cytochrome P450 family protein, producing MELLNSLLLLFLIYLIHSFYIKNKRIHKNEAKGPIGFPLIGNMIQIGKTKPHIELMKLEKIYNQRILKIWLGDYYSVFLSDIDLIKDIFINKFENFSSRPKSPLTRLGTNDFRGINGSSGETWFKNKNIIVNAMKRANTKTIYTLLDNQVNDLIKEISKFESQNKSFNPKYYFRKFVLSTMFKYIFNEDVPYDENLENGKLSELTMEMENIFKTLKVGKLANSIEILETPYYYYLQKTDKVFKNIKKLIIEKYKNHNLSINPEKPRDLLDILINEYGTTDDDVLNITQVTLDMFMAGTDTTANTLEWIIIKLCNSPIHQEIAYNELKKVVSSKVIIDDSIKREITLSDRPNTPYIQAIIKETMRMHPVVVFGLPRYCENDIFIGDENYFIPKGCKVFINFHSIGYNEKYFKDPYKFEPNRFLENSNNSMDSFFPFGLGNRVCLGRQLANDQLYLVIANLILKYKLKTIDENKINEDGIFGLTVSPNKYKINLESR from the exons atggaattattaaattctttactgttattatttttaatttatttaattcattcattt tatattaaaaataaaagaattcaTAAAAATGAAGCAAAAGGTCCAATTGGGTTCCCATTAATTGGTAATATGATTCAAATTGGTAAAACAAAGCCACATATTGAATTAATGAAACttgaaaaaatttataatcaaagaattttaaaaatttggcTTGGAGATTATTATTCAGTTTTCTTATCagatattgatttaataaaagatattttcataaataaatttgaaaatttttcatCAAGACCAAAATCTCCATTAACTAGACTTGGTACAAATGATTTTAGAGGTATTAATGGTTCATCAGGTGAAACatggtttaaaaataaaaatattattgtaaATGCAATGAAAAGAGCAAATACAAAAACGATCTATACTTTATTGGATAATCAagtaaatgatttaataaaagaaatttcaaaatttgaatCACAAAATAAATCA ttTAAtccaaaatattattttagaaaGTTTGTTTTATCAACAatgtttaaatatatttttaatgaagATGTACCATATGAtgaaaatttggaaaatggtaaattatcAGAATTAACAATGGAAatggaaaatatttttaaaactttaaaagtTGGGAAATTAGCTAATAGTATAGAAATTTTAGAAACTccatattattactatttacaaaaaactgataaagtatttaaaaatattaaaaaattgattattgaAAAGTATAAGAATCACAATTTATCTATAAATCCTGAAAAACCAAGAGAtcttttagatattttaattaatgaatatgGTACcactgatgatgatgttttaaatattactCAAGTAACTTTGGATATGTTTATGGCAGGAACAGATACAA CTGCCAATACTTTAGAATGGATAATCATTAAACTTTGCAATAGTCCAATTCATCAAGAAATAGcatataatgaattaaaaaaggtaGTATCTTCAAAAGTGATAATtgatgattcaattaaaaggGAAATAACATTATCAGATAGACCAAATACACCATATATTCAAGCAATCATTAAAGAAACCATGAGAATGCATcctgttgttgtatttggtTTACCAAGATATTGTGAAAATGATATATTTATTGGTgatgaaaattatttcattCCAAAAGGA tgtaaagttttcattaattttcattcaattgggtataatgaaaaatattttaaagatccatataaatttgaaccaaatagatttttagaaaattcaaataattcaatggattctttttttccatttGGTTTAGGTAATAGAGTTTGTTTGGGTAGACAATTAGCAAATGATCAACTTTATTTGGTAAttgcaaatttaattttaaaatataaattaaaaacaattgatgaaaataaaattaatgaagatGGTATTTTTGGTTTAACTGTTAGtccaaataaatataaaattaatttagaatCAAGATAA